One Methanoculleus sp. 7T genomic window carries:
- a CDS encoding FecCD family ABC transporter permease yields the protein MMIDFGRQEYAQLTEKRALFILGLILILASLVGIAVTIGSADLSVADSYLAVLAGLFPDAVDLPERMVESNAVGIVWGWRLHRVLFAVVAGFGLAIAGTVMQGVLRNPLASPFTLGIASAASCGASVAIVLGAGLLSGGLLIIGNAFLFAMLAAAAIYAMARMRGMGSETMILAGIALMYLFSAVTSLLQYLGTSDKVQEVVFWMFGSMDKSSWPKLGIVTAVVAAFVPLLLWRAWDLNALAEGDETAKSLGVPVERSMAGFMLAASLVTAVIICFTGTIGFIGLVAPHITRMAIGTDHRALLPASGLVGAVLLLGADCLARTLIPGTIIPVGIMTAFLGIPFFLYLFMRRKDA from the coding sequence ATGATGATCGACTTCGGCAGGCAGGAGTATGCACAGCTCACGGAAAAGAGGGCGCTCTTTATCTTGGGCCTCATCCTGATCCTCGCAAGCCTTGTCGGGATCGCCGTGACGATCGGGTCGGCCGACCTGTCGGTCGCCGACTCCTACCTTGCGGTCCTCGCCGGGCTCTTCCCCGATGCGGTCGACCTGCCGGAGCGGATGGTCGAGTCCAACGCTGTCGGGATTGTCTGGGGCTGGCGGCTGCACCGCGTGCTCTTCGCGGTCGTAGCCGGGTTCGGACTTGCGATCGCCGGCACGGTGATGCAGGGCGTCCTCCGAAACCCGCTTGCAAGCCCCTTCACGCTCGGTATAGCTTCCGCCGCCTCGTGCGGCGCATCGGTCGCCATCGTCCTCGGTGCCGGCCTCCTCTCCGGCGGGCTCCTCATCATCGGGAACGCGTTTCTCTTTGCCATGCTCGCCGCGGCCGCCATCTACGCCATGGCTCGTATGCGGGGTATGGGGAGCGAGACGATGATCCTTGCCGGGATCGCGCTCATGTACCTCTTCTCGGCCGTCACCTCGCTCCTCCAGTATCTGGGGACCTCCGACAAGGTGCAGGAGGTCGTCTTCTGGATGTTCGGGTCCATGGACAAGTCCTCGTGGCCGAAACTTGGGATCGTGACGGCCGTCGTCGCCGCATTCGTCCCGCTTCTCCTCTGGCGTGCGTGGGACCTCAACGCACTTGCCGAAGGCGACGAGACGGCGAAGAGCCTCGGCGTCCCGGTGGAGCGGTCCATGGCCGGGTTCATGCTCGCCGCATCGCTCGTAACAGCGGTGATCATCTGTTTCACCGGCACCATCGGATTCATCGGCCTCGTGGCACCCCATATCACCCGGATGGCGATCGGGACCGACCACCGCGCCCTCCTCCCCGCATCCGGACTCGTGGGCGCCGTCCTCCTCCTCGGCGCCGACTGCCTCGCACGAACCCTGATCCCGGGGACGATCATCCCGGTCGGGATCATGACGGCGTTCCTCGGCATCCCGTTCTTCCTCTACCTCTTCATGCGCAGGAAGGATGCCTGA
- a CDS encoding ABC transporter ATP-binding protein: MAAIEVLGLTKRFGSLVAVDRMDLAIDREIFGLLGPNGSGKTTTVKMLTTLLAPTEGDATICGHSVTGNPLAVREQISYVPQDMAVDPKLTGRENVIFFAKVYGVPHPRETADEALAMMDLASRADDLVRTYSGGMRRRLELAQALVHDPEVLFLDEPTIGLDVAGRKRIWEHIIALKNRGMTVFVTTHYMDEADHACDRVGIIDRGRVVATDTPAALKATVCRDIVSIRADGAFQGELPEGVAFLGRTDDELRFEVDKGEEAGLALSRALTKGGMTVWSVSVRQPTLDDVFLALVGDQDETEAFDARRFRSILRRRT, translated from the coding sequence TTGGCGGCAATAGAGGTCTTGGGATTAACAAAGCGCTTCGGCAGCCTTGTTGCCGTCGACCGGATGGATCTTGCGATCGACCGTGAGATCTTCGGCCTCCTCGGACCGAACGGCTCAGGGAAGACGACGACCGTGAAGATGCTGACGACGCTCCTCGCCCCGACGGAAGGGGACGCAACGATCTGCGGCCACTCGGTGACGGGGAACCCGCTCGCAGTCAGGGAGCAGATCAGCTATGTCCCGCAGGATATGGCGGTCGACCCGAAACTCACCGGACGGGAGAACGTCATCTTCTTTGCAAAGGTCTACGGCGTCCCTCATCCTCGGGAGACCGCAGACGAGGCGCTCGCGATGATGGACCTTGCGTCCCGTGCGGACGACCTTGTGCGGACCTACTCGGGTGGAATGCGCAGAAGGCTTGAACTGGCACAGGCGCTTGTCCACGACCCGGAAGTGCTCTTCCTCGACGAACCGACAATCGGACTTGATGTAGCAGGCAGAAAGCGGATCTGGGAGCATATCATCGCCCTGAAAAACCGTGGAATGACAGTCTTTGTCACGACGCACTACATGGATGAAGCGGACCATGCCTGCGACCGTGTCGGGATCATCGATAGAGGCCGGGTGGTGGCGACCGACACCCCGGCGGCGCTGAAGGCGACGGTCTGTCGGGATATCGTCTCGATCCGGGCCGACGGAGCCTTTCAGGGCGAACTCCCGGAGGGCGTCGCCTTTCTCGGCAGGACCGATGACGAACTCAGGTTTGAGGTGGATAAGGGTGAAGAGGCTGGCCTTGCCCTCTCCCGCGCGCTCACGAAAGGCGGGATGACGGTCTGGTCGGTCTCGGTCCGGCAGCCGACCCTCGACGACGTCTTCCTCGCCCTAGTCGGAGATCAGGACGAGACGGAGGCGTTTGATGCCCGGCGGTTTCGGAGCATCCTCAGGAGGCGGACATGA
- a CDS encoding ABC transporter ATP-binding protein, which translates to MPLLCARGVSFAYRDRWVLEDVSFPLDEGEVLGLVGPNGSGKTTLLRCLDRILDPEGDIRLDGRDLRSMSRPEIARMVAYVPQNGGVAGSATVFEAVLMGRRPHLRWSVSDEDKRKVSEALSLLGIGGFASRRADRLSGGERQRVLIARALVQDARLLLLDEPTSALDMRNRIEVMDLLRRLAEERRLAVVTAIHDLNLAARYCHRLLILKDGRVLGRGTPSSLLTRGMVRAAYGIEAAVKDEMGVPYVVPLSPSNDEMVEIV; encoded by the coding sequence ATGCCCCTGCTCTGTGCGCGAGGGGTCTCGTTTGCCTACCGAGACCGATGGGTGCTTGAGGACGTCTCGTTCCCTCTCGACGAGGGTGAGGTTCTCGGACTCGTCGGGCCGAATGGTTCCGGGAAGACGACGCTCCTCCGGTGTCTCGACCGGATCCTCGATCCCGAGGGAGACATCCGCCTTGACGGGCGCGACCTTCGCTCGATGAGCCGGCCGGAGATCGCGCGGATGGTCGCCTACGTCCCGCAGAACGGCGGCGTTGCCGGTTCCGCGACGGTCTTTGAGGCCGTCCTGATGGGCAGGCGGCCGCACCTCCGCTGGAGCGTCTCTGACGAAGATAAACGGAAGGTCTCGGAAGCGCTCTCCCTCCTCGGCATCGGCGGCTTTGCATCCCGCAGGGCCGACCGGCTCTCGGGAGGGGAGCGACAGCGGGTGCTGATCGCACGAGCGCTCGTACAGGATGCCCGGCTCCTTCTCCTCGACGAGCCGACGAGCGCGCTCGATATGCGCAACCGGATCGAGGTCATGGACCTCCTGCGCCGGCTCGCGGAAGAGCGCCGGCTTGCGGTGGTGACGGCGATCCACGACCTGAACCTTGCCGCCCGCTACTGCCACCGGCTCCTGATCTTGAAGGACGGGCGGGTGCTCGGGCGGGGGACGCCGTCCTCTCTCCTAACCCGGGGAATGGTGCGCGCGGCCTATGGTATCGAGGCGGCTGTAAAAGACGAGATGGGGGTGCCGTACGTGGTCCCTCTCAGTCCGTCAAACGACGAGATGGTGGAGATCGTATGA
- a CDS encoding type IV pilin N-terminal domain-containing protein gives MIEQHVAEDAVSPVIGVMLMLVVTIIIAAVVSAFSGGMMKSEQTAPQASFECVISNDGTWGGSSFSLTCLAASEGIPTKDLKLVTNWKASDGTTGGATITGPSTEPNTHYKNATGTPENTYHSPLGFGPGVRDWVASGNYNLSQHFGNYTIMAGTAMHNSAYGWNEAYGGYGVTPGSRYQYTEGSAFSLANQDVDGITAILGKDWYHLQPGDVVTVKLAHIPSGKVIFEKNVVVEG, from the coding sequence ATGATAGAACAGCATGTAGCCGAAGACGCCGTTTCCCCGGTGATAGGGGTGATGCTGATGCTTGTCGTCACCATCATCATCGCCGCTGTCGTCTCCGCATTTTCAGGCGGCATGATGAAAAGCGAGCAGACAGCGCCGCAGGCTTCTTTTGAGTGCGTCATTTCGAATGACGGTACTTGGGGCGGGAGCAGTTTCAGCCTGACGTGCCTTGCCGCAAGCGAAGGCATCCCTACAAAAGATCTGAAATTGGTGACCAACTGGAAAGCATCAGACGGCACCACAGGAGGGGCAACGATCACCGGGCCTTCGACAGAGCCGAACACACACTACAAGAATGCTACCGGCACCCCAGAGAACACATACCACTCACCGCTGGGATTCGGTCCCGGTGTTAGAGACTGGGTAGCATCCGGTAATTACAACCTATCACAGCATTTCGGGAATTATACCATCATGGCCGGGACAGCGATGCACAACAGTGCATACGGATGGAACGAGGCTTACGGCGGCTACGGGGTCACGCCAGGCTCCCGATACCAGTACACGGAGGGTTCGGCGTTCAGTCTCGCAAACCAGGATGTTGATGGGATAACAGCGATCCTCGGCAAGGACTGGTACCATCTCCAGCCAGGGGATGTTGTTACCGTGAAACTTGCACACATCCCAAGCGGGAAGGTCATCTTCGAGAAAAATGTCGTGGTGGAGGGATAG
- the cobN gene encoding cobaltochelatase subunit CobN, whose amino-acid sequence MKITIVAWGSELLQFSGAAREAGVELSAWQVHELTNDLEKRKRCIESCRGSDVVLLHPSHDPVWDDILGGLDGGVPVIAFGYTDAYWSASTVPLAVVSTVSTYFLYGGPENIGNLIRYVQAEVVGMDVAYDPPQETRWEGIYHPDAGCIFDDPDAYLAWYPSRHPVRVGLLFSRTHWVNGDLAVEDALIRELENYYDVLPVFCFGVSDQDIGARSDGEVIDAFFAGRVSALIDARTFTPPRDGNACTKTLENLGVPVFHPLILYHRTEAEWRADIDGMRGSDVSWYVALPEFLGAIEMVPIGAAESRDLAGTEGERHAPIAERVEKFVGRVRRWVDLAVKPAAERRVAFILHNKPCASVEATVGAGAHLDTLESVARILGVMRDSGYAVECPKSGKDLIETIMERKAISDFRWTSVAEIVRRGGALALVEPEEYAAWFETLPSEVRDKICEAWGRPPGEAMVHEGKIVVTGVRFENAIVCVQPKRGCAGPRCDGEVCRILHDPGVPPTHQYLATYRYIEETFGADVIVHVGTHGNFEFLPGKSVALSDACIPDIAIGTVPHLYIYNADNPPEGTIAKRRSYATLVDHMQTVMTSSDLYAELKELEEQIADYNRAKDVDRARAHALEHTIADLLEQTGIADDIGFRALHEGGTPFEEVVAAAHTAVTRIADTQIPDGMHIFGEVPEGERRVEFIHAVMRYGGEVRGAVLRMMGYDASTADDALLRDAEAAAKALIAAFLAGEPPERALVDRLRWHDPETLERIRAGVLDLAARIDDSDEIGSLLSGFAGGYIPPGPSGLITRGKPEVLPTGRNFYSLDPFRIPTRAAWRIGTRLAESVVAKYVDEHGRIPENIGMYWMASDVMWADGEQLAQIFSLIGVEPVWTDGRVRSYRVIPLEELGRPRIDVTVRMSGILRDCFYTSIELLDDAICEVAALGEPPEMNFIRKHALQGSGTARIFGSRPGTYGNGVSLAVYASAWKEEADLAEVFVRWNSYAYGRENFGGESREAFSAQLATVDLTFNKTVTDEYDLLGCCCYFGAHGGLTGAARALSKQDVPAYYGDTRDRDRVEVRTLAEEVRRVVRAKLLNPKWIEGMKRHGYKGAGDISRQVGTVYGWEATTQEVDDRIFDDITRTFILDAEMRQFFADENPWALEEIGRRLLEAHERGLWDADPDVLEGLRAAYLEMEGWIEDQMGDAGGDVQGGAVRVVTPENMNALRGRE is encoded by the coding sequence ATGAAGATAACTATCGTGGCTTGGGGCAGCGAACTGCTGCAGTTTTCCGGCGCAGCGCGGGAGGCAGGAGTCGAACTCTCCGCGTGGCAGGTGCATGAACTGACGAACGATCTGGAGAAGCGCAAGCGGTGCATTGAGTCGTGCAGGGGATCGGACGTCGTTCTGCTCCATCCCTCGCACGACCCGGTCTGGGACGATATCCTCGGCGGTCTTGACGGGGGCGTTCCGGTCATAGCGTTCGGCTACACCGATGCCTACTGGTCGGCCTCGACCGTCCCGCTCGCCGTCGTCTCCACGGTGAGCACCTACTTCCTCTATGGCGGGCCCGAGAACATCGGGAACCTGATCCGCTACGTCCAGGCCGAGGTGGTCGGGATGGACGTCGCCTACGACCCCCCGCAGGAGACCCGCTGGGAGGGGATCTACCATCCGGATGCCGGGTGCATCTTCGACGACCCCGACGCTTACCTCGCGTGGTATCCCTCTCGGCACCCCGTCCGCGTCGGACTCCTCTTCTCCCGGACGCACTGGGTGAACGGGGATCTTGCCGTCGAGGATGCTCTGATCCGGGAACTTGAGAATTACTATGATGTTCTCCCGGTCTTCTGCTTCGGGGTCTCGGATCAGGATATCGGAGCACGGTCGGACGGTGAGGTGATCGATGCCTTCTTTGCGGGCCGTGTCTCTGCGCTCATCGATGCACGGACGTTCACGCCGCCCCGTGACGGCAATGCCTGCACCAAGACACTCGAGAACCTCGGCGTGCCGGTCTTCCACCCCCTGATCCTCTATCACCGGACCGAGGCCGAGTGGAGGGCCGATATCGACGGGATGCGGGGGAGCGACGTCTCTTGGTACGTTGCGCTGCCCGAGTTTCTGGGCGCGATCGAGATGGTGCCGATCGGTGCGGCGGAGAGCCGTGACCTGGCCGGCACCGAGGGCGAGCGGCACGCCCCCATCGCCGAGCGTGTGGAGAAGTTCGTGGGCCGGGTCAGGAGGTGGGTCGATCTTGCGGTAAAACCCGCCGCAGAGAGGCGCGTGGCCTTCATCCTCCACAACAAGCCCTGCGCTTCGGTCGAGGCGACGGTCGGGGCCGGGGCGCACCTCGATACGCTGGAGAGCGTCGCCCGGATCCTCGGGGTGATGCGCGACAGCGGGTATGCTGTCGAGTGCCCAAAGAGCGGGAAAGACCTGATCGAGACCATCATGGAGAGAAAAGCGATCAGCGACTTCCGGTGGACGTCGGTTGCCGAGATTGTCAGGCGCGGGGGCGCCCTTGCGCTGGTGGAGCCGGAGGAGTATGCCGCTTGGTTTGAGACGCTCCCCTCAGAGGTCCGGGACAAGATCTGTGAGGCGTGGGGGCGGCCGCCGGGCGAAGCGATGGTCCACGAGGGGAAGATCGTCGTCACCGGGGTGCGCTTTGAAAACGCGATTGTCTGCGTCCAGCCGAAACGGGGGTGCGCCGGCCCGCGGTGCGATGGCGAGGTCTGCCGTATCCTCCACGACCCGGGCGTTCCGCCGACTCACCAGTACCTTGCGACTTACCGCTACATCGAGGAGACGTTCGGTGCGGACGTGATCGTCCATGTCGGCACGCACGGGAACTTCGAGTTCCTCCCCGGCAAATCGGTCGCCCTCTCGGATGCCTGCATCCCGGATATCGCCATCGGGACCGTCCCTCATCTCTACATCTACAACGCCGACAACCCGCCGGAGGGGACGATCGCCAAGCGACGGAGTTACGCGACCCTGGTCGACCACATGCAGACGGTGATGACCTCAAGCGACCTCTATGCAGAGTTAAAGGAACTCGAAGAGCAGATCGCGGATTATAACCGGGCGAAGGACGTCGACCGGGCGAGGGCGCACGCGCTCGAACACACCATCGCCGACCTGCTGGAGCAGACCGGCATCGCCGACGATATCGGGTTTCGCGCTCTTCACGAAGGCGGAACCCCGTTTGAGGAGGTGGTCGCCGCCGCTCATACCGCCGTGACCCGGATCGCCGACACCCAGATCCCTGACGGGATGCACATCTTCGGGGAGGTGCCGGAGGGGGAGCGCCGGGTGGAGTTCATCCATGCGGTCATGCGTTACGGCGGCGAGGTACGGGGCGCGGTGCTCCGGATGATGGGCTACGACGCTTCGACGGCTGACGATGCCCTGCTACGGGATGCCGAAGCCGCGGCAAAGGCGCTCATAGCCGCGTTCCTTGCAGGGGAGCCGCCGGAGCGGGCGCTCGTCGATCGCCTGCGCTGGCACGACCCGGAAACACTCGAGAGGATCCGGGCCGGCGTCCTTGACCTCGCGGCGCGGATCGATGACTCCGATGAGATCGGGAGCCTCCTCTCGGGCTTCGCCGGAGGATACATCCCGCCGGGCCCCTCAGGTCTGATCACGCGGGGCAAGCCCGAGGTGCTCCCCACCGGGCGGAACTTCTACTCGCTCGACCCCTTCCGCATCCCCACCCGTGCCGCGTGGCGGATCGGGACGCGGCTTGCAGAGAGCGTCGTTGCGAAGTACGTCGATGAGCACGGGCGGATCCCGGAGAATATCGGCATGTACTGGATGGCGTCCGATGTTATGTGGGCCGACGGCGAGCAGCTCGCGCAGATCTTCTCCCTCATCGGGGTCGAGCCGGTCTGGACCGACGGCAGGGTCAGGTCCTACCGCGTGATCCCGCTTGAGGAACTCGGACGGCCGAGGATCGACGTCACCGTCAGGATGAGCGGGATCCTCCGGGACTGCTTCTACACCTCCATCGAACTTCTGGACGACGCTATCTGTGAGGTCGCCGCGCTGGGCGAGCCGCCTGAGATGAACTTCATACGGAAGCACGCCCTCCAAGGGAGCGGAACGGCCCGCATCTTCGGGAGCAGGCCCGGCACCTACGGTAACGGCGTCAGCCTGGCGGTCTATGCATCGGCGTGGAAGGAGGAGGCGGACCTTGCGGAGGTCTTCGTCAGGTGGAACAGTTATGCCTACGGACGGGAGAACTTCGGCGGTGAATCCCGGGAGGCCTTCTCCGCGCAGCTTGCCACCGTCGACCTCACCTTCAACAAGACGGTGACCGACGAGTATGACCTCCTCGGGTGCTGCTGCTACTTCGGGGCGCACGGCGGGCTGACCGGAGCGGCGAGGGCTCTCTCGAAGCAGGACGTTCCCGCCTATTATGGCGATACACGCGACCGGGACCGCGTGGAGGTCAGGACGCTCGCCGAGGAGGTGCGGCGGGTCGTCAGGGCGAAACTCCTCAATCCCAAATGGATCGAGGGGATGAAACGGCACGGCTACAAGGGTGCTGGGGACATCTCCCGGCAGGTGGGCACCGTCTACGGCTGGGAGGCGACGACGCAGGAGGTGGACGACCGGATCTTCGACGACATTACCCGCACGTTCATCCTCGATGCGGAGATGCGGCAGTTCTTTGCGGACGAGAACCCCTGGGCGCTGGAGGAGATCGGGAGACGGCTGCTTGAGGCGCACGAACGTGGTCTCTGGGACGCCGACCCGGATGTCCTCGAGGGACTGCGGGCGGCGTATCTTGAGATGGAGGGCTGGATCGAGGACCAGATGGGCGATGCCGGCGGCGACGTTCAGGGCGGCGCGGTCCGCGTGGTGACCCCAGAGAACATGAATGCATTGCGGGGGAGGGAATGA
- a CDS encoding ABC transporter permease, protein MRRMFYYMERDFRRWLRGRVNVISTLILPAAWLIFVGLALPIRFTDNYLDFIAPGILVLTMLGASLQGGALLMFDKILGYLQKFLAMPAPRESILFGKILFITLRGLIQTTVILIIAILLGAHFLDPALLIQTYLILFVFGILLSSLMTTVALKLEDHDSYAAFNAMISMPLFFTSSALMPYDQMPGWLAALARLNPVSYAIDAIRDLQAGVFPAVTLLGLLVGAVLILLVSVAVFRKATI, encoded by the coding sequence ATGAGGCGGATGTTTTATTACATGGAACGGGACTTCCGTCGCTGGCTCCGGGGCAGGGTCAATGTCATATCGACGTTGATCCTGCCTGCCGCATGGCTCATCTTCGTCGGCCTTGCTCTCCCGATACGGTTCACCGACAACTACCTTGACTTCATCGCCCCCGGCATTCTGGTCCTGACGATGCTTGGCGCCTCCCTCCAGGGCGGAGCGCTCCTGATGTTCGACAAGATCCTCGGCTATCTCCAGAAGTTCCTTGCGATGCCAGCACCGAGGGAGAGCATCCTCTTCGGCAAGATCCTCTTCATCACCCTCCGGGGCCTGATCCAGACGACGGTCATCCTGATCATCGCCATTCTGCTCGGGGCGCACTTCCTCGACCCGGCCCTCCTCATCCAGACCTATCTCATCCTCTTCGTCTTCGGCATCCTCCTCTCGTCGCTGATGACGACCGTCGCCCTTAAACTCGAAGACCATGACTCCTACGCGGCATTCAACGCGATGATCTCGATGCCGCTATTCTTCACGAGCAGTGCGTTGATGCCCTACGACCAGATGCCGGGCTGGCTTGCGGCGCTTGCGCGGTTAAATCCGGTCTCCTATGCCATCGACGCGATCAGGGATCTCCAAGCGGGAGTATTTCCGGCGGTTACTCTCCTTGGGCTTCTTGTCGGTGCGGTCCTGATACTTCTGGTGAGTGTCGCCGTCTTCCGGAAGGCGACGATCTGA
- a CDS encoding ABC transporter substrate-binding protein encodes MTRRLLLLICCICLTAGMAQAVPCDRDGDGTLASSELATAILDSLDTRYMGGTAVAPSAGDLRDAAFVYEHWDGRALTITDSSGRTTTLTRPLRRIALFNSDTLEMMRSLGMEPGRVVGVSKYVLEDPVFYPEYQGTANLGSTWSPDYERVAGVRPDAVFLYATLSESSCADIEKTLRSIDPEIRFFRFDSYRPAIYADEVRTLGLLLGKEEEAERFLAFHRNVTDAVAEVVDAVPAEDRVSVYLENWHDYKSAGKGSGYDEKIKLAGGRNIFAENPVEYPVVDPEAVISRNPDVIVKIVGAGELAFGGYGDDDPKPFAEVHRAIEGRPVWDKIGAVRDGRVHIIHSDVIGGPEYFIGTAYLAKWFYPDRFADLDPRAVHQQYLDEFQRLDYDLDEHGTFTYPA; translated from the coding sequence GTGACCCGGCGTCTGCTCCTGCTTATATGCTGCATCTGCCTCACGGCAGGGATGGCGCAGGCTGTCCCGTGCGACCGTGACGGCGACGGCACGCTGGCATCGTCAGAACTCGCGACGGCAATCCTCGACTCCTTGGACACCCGGTACATGGGCGGAACCGCGGTCGCCCCCTCGGCAGGCGACCTCCGAGACGCCGCGTTCGTCTATGAACACTGGGACGGCCGGGCGCTCACGATCACCGATTCGTCCGGGCGGACGACGACGCTTACCCGCCCGCTCCGGAGGATCGCGCTCTTCAACAGCGATACCCTCGAGATGATGCGGTCGCTCGGTATGGAGCCGGGCCGGGTCGTTGGTGTAAGCAAGTATGTCCTCGAGGACCCGGTCTTCTACCCTGAGTACCAGGGAACAGCAAACCTGGGCTCGACCTGGTCTCCCGACTACGAGCGAGTGGCCGGGGTCCGCCCCGATGCGGTCTTCCTCTACGCCACCCTCTCCGAGAGTTCGTGCGCTGATATCGAGAAGACCCTCCGGTCCATCGACCCCGAGATCCGCTTCTTCCGGTTCGACAGTTACCGGCCGGCGATATACGCCGACGAGGTCCGGACGCTCGGGCTCCTCCTTGGCAAGGAAGAAGAGGCGGAGCGGTTCCTTGCGTTCCACCGGAACGTCACCGATGCCGTGGCGGAGGTGGTCGACGCAGTCCCGGCCGAGGACCGGGTATCGGTCTACCTGGAGAACTGGCACGACTACAAGAGCGCCGGGAAGGGCTCCGGCTACGACGAGAAGATCAAACTTGCCGGCGGGAGGAACATCTTCGCCGAGAACCCGGTCGAGTACCCGGTGGTCGACCCCGAGGCGGTCATAAGCAGGAACCCTGACGTCATCGTCAAGATCGTGGGCGCCGGCGAACTGGCGTTCGGCGGCTACGGCGACGACGATCCGAAACCCTTCGCGGAGGTCCACCGCGCGATCGAGGGCCGCCCCGTCTGGGACAAGATCGGCGCGGTCAGGGACGGCCGGGTGCATATCATCCACTCAGACGTCATCGGGGGCCCCGAATACTTCATCGGCACCGCATACCTCGCGAAGTGGTTCTACCCGGATCGCTTCGCCGACCTCGACCCCCGTGCCGTCCACCAGCAGTATCTGGACGAGTTCCAGCGGCTCGACTACGACCTCGACGAACACGGAACATTCACGTACCCGGCATGA
- a CDS encoding type IV pilin N-terminal domain-containing protein — translation MRKQREDAVSPVVGVMLMLVVTIIIAAVVSTFAGGLGGGQEKLQQVQIRATYSQADGMAIEHLGGDAIATISTNVIVRPSKTFGNAEHMRWIVNKTSIIDKNDENGVPWVKGTGVTGTKAFRPGETHYILPPNHNATFLQPGASKTYQFDNPDNIGRTFFVEFVDDTGRVFARTEGVIKP, via the coding sequence ATGAGAAAACAACGTGAAGATGCAGTATCGCCGGTGGTGGGCGTGATGCTGATGCTCGTGGTGACGATCATCATCGCAGCGGTAGTGAGTACTTTCGCCGGCGGCCTTGGCGGGGGCCAGGAGAAACTCCAACAGGTACAGATCCGGGCGACATATAGCCAGGCGGACGGCATGGCCATCGAACATCTCGGCGGAGATGCCATCGCAACGATATCGACCAATGTGATCGTCCGGCCCTCAAAGACCTTCGGTAACGCCGAGCACATGAGATGGATTGTGAACAAAACCAGCATCATCGATAAAAATGACGAAAATGGTGTTCCTTGGGTAAAGGGAACCGGCGTGACCGGCACGAAAGCCTTCCGGCCCGGGGAGACGCACTACATCCTCCCACCCAACCACAACGCTACTTTCCTGCAGCCCGGAGCCAGCAAAACCTACCAGTTCGACAATCCCGATAATATTGGACGGACCTTCTTTGTGGAATTTGTCGATGACACAGGGCGTGTCTTTGCACGAACAGAAGGGGTCATCAAGCCCTGA